AAACTGATCAAACGAAACAAATCATCTTTTCATACTGACAAAATAGTTTTACAATAAAGATAAGCTTATTTCAAAATTGAGATGTTGATATTTCGATACCTTGAGGGTGCCTGAGCAAGAACAAGGAGCTTCAAAGCAGAGCCGGACCTGAGTTTTTCGGGGCCCTATTCAAAATATAGATGAACTTATCGTagttttgataataaaaaacaGCATCGAAAAAATTATAGaacaataagaaaaaaagaacagtCTAAACATAATTAATCTTCAAAATACAGTACAATAGTTCTAAAAACACACAACAACGGTTCTACCGATTTTGAAAAATAACTCTTCTTGCAGTTTTTTCAGCAAAATCATTCATCAAACTTTCATAATTGAGATTTTGAATTAAAGCTTTCTCAATCGATAACATAGCCAATCCGTTTAACCTTTCCTGTGACATAGTAGATCGTAGATAAGACTTTATCAACTTCAACTTAGAAAAACTTCTTTCAGCTGAAGCAACTGAAACAGGAATGGTGAGCATTATCCTGTAAGCAATCCATATACTCGGATAGCTATCCTTCATTCTCTTCAAATAATCCAGCACTTCTACATTCTTCTTGAAAGTCTTTGGCAAAACTtctctgaaaattttgatttccaTGAACAAATCATTCCCATCAATATCAGAATCTGCTCCATGCTTAAGAAAAGCTTCAAGGTTAGAACATTTATTCTTCAAAATATCATCGCTTGTTGAGTTGAGCTTTCGTAGACtgaacaaaaacccaaaaatattttcatactcTTTAAATTGTTCTAACCTTGTTTGGAAAGAAACAATAGCTTGGTCcatcattttgaaaaaataattgattctGAAATCATCCTCCACACTTAGAACCTGACAAACATCATCACCTTTGTCTCGCTCTTCATCAAAATGAGTTTTCCTTTTAATAAGGCGCTTGTTCCTCTTGTTAAACATGGGTTCAATATCCATAGCAATGGCAATTTTTGAAGCTTCAGCTTTTGCTTCTTGAAATCCCATTTCTCTATACTTTTGGAAAAAAGAAACTAACCCCTTTAGCTGAGCAATGGCATCATCGATATCAATATCTTCAGACTGTAGCGTCTTGCTCACAGTATTAACAGCAAACAGAACATCATACCATATAACCAGACCAAACAAGAACTCAAACCCTCCAATTCCATGTGTTTCACTTATAGCAAGACATTCAGCATCACTCCGTGCTCCTGGATCCTCACTGTTTTCTGCAAAGTAAAGTAAGACATCTCTGATTTCTGGAGCTTTAAAACGTATAGCCTTAACGCTTTCGAGGTGACTTTCCCATCGCGTATCTGATAGCGGTTTAAGCGTGAAACCTGCCACCATTTTTCTGTACATCTCCCACCTAGTCGTAGAAGGGtggaaaaaattatataaacgcTGGATAATCCCAAAGAAAGACATCGCTTTATCAGAAGATTTAGCAATATCACAAATAGCCAAGTTCAGATTATGACAACCACATGGTGTATAAAATGCTCTCGGAATGATATCCAACAATCTCTTCTGCACTCCTTTGTTTTTTCCTTTCATGTTGGATCCATTGTCATAACCTTGTCCCCTGACATCATTAAT
The window above is part of the Brassica napus cultivar Da-Ae chromosome C8, Da-Ae, whole genome shotgun sequence genome. Proteins encoded here:
- the LOC125591782 gene encoding zinc finger MYM-type protein 1-like; translation: MSASRIYLSGAKKRAKKRRVEELVKSQSGSLLKYFKKSALLGTDEDHEVDGTSEDSSETGEVDGSEPDDEVDGVRTGYGNHDQEENRDRAEIDDEDVNSNAADEHFKEDDSAFDLMDPGNWRKIDQKLRDYLVEKGPLPLPSEDYIFPKNESGRHFSHRNYKRIMKNGDMQHRRWLVYSTIFDKIYCFCCKLFTRYKETTQLAGIGFLDWNNTGIRLSQHETSHDHIMCMSQWMELEMRLQKNQTIDKCVQEEIEKEKNHWRELLLRLFSVVEYLAKSNIAFRGSNDKIGQENNGNFLENIEMIGKFDPVMREHIRRITKGETRYHYLSYKIQNELIGMLSSEIKLIIIKKIKEAKFFSVILDCTPDISHKEQMSLIIRCVDISVSPVQIEEFFLTFLEVEDKSGKGLFELLCDTLVGLKLDINDVRGQGYDNGSNMKGKNKGVQKRLLDIIPRAFYTPCGCHNLNLAICDIAKSSDKAMSFFGIIQRLYNFFHPSTTRWEMYRKMVAGFTLKPLSDTRWESHLESVKAIRFKAPEIRDVLLYFAENSEDPGARSDAECLAISETHGIGGFEFLFGLVIWYDVLFAVNTVSKTLQSEDIDIDDAIAQLKGLVSFFQKYREMGFQEAKAEASKIAIAMDIEPMFNKRNKRLIKRKTHFDEERDKGDDVCQVLSVEDDFRINYFFKMMDQAIVSFQTRLEQFKEYENIFGFLFSLRKLNSTSDDILKNKCSNLEAFLKHGADSDIDGNDLFMEIKIFREVLPKTFKKNVEVLDYLKRMKDSYPSIWIAYRIMLTIPVSVASAERSFSKLKLIKSYLRSTMSQERLNGLAMLSIEKALIQNLNYESLMNDFAEKTARRVIFQNR